In Hevea brasiliensis isolate MT/VB/25A 57/8 chromosome 13, ASM3005281v1, whole genome shotgun sequence, a single genomic region encodes these proteins:
- the LOC110672138 gene encoding uncharacterized protein LOC110672138, whose protein sequence is MNQCAIHPSAFSSREEMRSSVSVPMSERRDSVVCPKPRRLGLLNATINDQPVRSLRWHFSHQSELCDSKAGTDLLDIILTKGGYGVEQSCTQVASSPPFFCGSPPSRVSNPLIQDARFGDEKLSPMSPLMPMPIPPPSGLSSSPTSSSRKGGCVRSNFGNKPPVRIEGFDCLDRDRRNCSIPALA, encoded by the exons atgaaccAGTGTGCGATCCATCCAAGCGCTTTCTCTTCCCGGGAAGAGATGCGTAGTTCTGTTTCGGTTCCCATGTCGGAGCGGAGAGATTCGGTTGTTTGCCCCAAACCGAGACGTCTCGGTCTTTTGAACGCCACCATCAACGACCAGCCTGTCAGGTCTCTCAGATGGCATTTCAG CCACCAATCAGAGCTCTGTGATTCAAAAGCAGGAACTGATCTTTTAGACATCATCCTGACAAAG GGTGGTTATGGTGTTGAACAATCTTGTACACAGGTAGCCTCGTCGCCCCCTTTTTTTTGTGGGTCACCGCCGAGCAGAGTATCTAACCCATTAATTCAAGACGCTCGATTTGGGGATGAGAAACTCTCCCCTATGTCGCCACTTATGCCTATGCCGATTCCGCCTCCATCGGGTTTATCATCATCTCCGACTTCCTCTTCAAGGAAAGGAGGCTGCGTCCGATCAAATTTTGGAAACAAACCACCAGTGAGGATTGAGGGATTTGATTGCCTCGACAGGGATCGCAGGAATTGTAGCATCCCTGCATTGGCCTAG
- the LOC110672141 gene encoding uncharacterized protein LOC110672141 isoform X1, with protein sequence MKRQRNVDAENMKATNMADGKAATTRTRMAMAKKIKGKRSVEKVQEQSKNIGGESSPGMVDNYLNRDELPWLRGIVDEQMSWGSIWLPFWDVEYMGEACSEMFSDVVWDYDLWNLRSINQGHIEKDPTNATYCVYNSDVATGYGVGAFLFLLSSESLLMGVTKCMCFGRPLTPGGNRAWSIIYFVSSWLTFLVAEACLIAGAAKNAYHTKYRGMIYAQNFSCETLRKGVFVAGAVFAVATMVLNVYYYLYFSKATAPLPAQKANRTSSNVGMTGYA encoded by the exons ATGAAGAGGCAAAGAAATGTGGATGCTGAAAATATGAAAGCTACAAATATGGCTGATGGTAAAGCAGCAACGACAAGAACAAGGATGGCAATGGCGAAAAAGATCAAGGGCAAGAGGTCTGTTGAgaaggtgcaagagcaaagtAAGAATATTGGCGGCGAGTCAAGTCCGGGAATGGTGGACAATTATCTAAATCGGGATGAGTTGCCATGGTTAAGAGGGATTGTGGATGAGCAAATGTCATGGGGTTCCATCTGGTTGCCTTTTTGGGATGTGGAGTATATGGGTGAGGCCTGTAGTGAAATGTTTAGTGATGTTGTCTGGGATTATGATCTGTGGAACCTGAGAAGCATCAACCAG GGCCATATTGAAAAAGATCCAACAAATGCGACGTACTGTGTCTACAACTCTGATGTTGCAACTGGTTATGGAGTGGGTGCTTTCTTATTTCTTCTTTCAAGCGAATCATTACTAATGGGTGTAACAAAGTGCATGTGTTTTGGAAGACCATTAACTCCAGGCGGAAATCGAGCTTGGTCCATCATCTACTTTGTCTCATCATG GTTGACTTTTCTGGTTGCAGAAGCATGTCTAATTGCTGGTGCAGCGAAAAATGCATACCACACCAAGTACCGAGGAATGATATATGCTCAAAATTTCTCATGCGAAACATTGCGGAAAGGTGTTTTTGTTGCTGGAGCAGTGTTTGCTGTTGCAACAATGGTTCTTAATGTATATTACTACTTGTATTTCTCAAAGGCTACTGCTCCTCTTCCAGCCCAGAAAGCAAATCGTACAAGTTCAAATGTTGGGATGACTGGCTACGCATAG
- the LOC110672141 gene encoding uncharacterized protein LOC110672141 isoform X2 — protein MGEGKGSTLVHVLVVVLSLVAFGFAIAAERRRSIGHIEKDPTNATYCVYNSDVATGYGVGAFLFLLSSESLLMGVTKCMCFGRPLTPGGNRAWSIIYFVSSWLTFLVAEACLIAGAAKNAYHTKYRGMIYAQNFSCETLRKGVFVAGAVFAVATMVLNVYYYLYFSKATAPLPAQKANRTSSNVGMTGYA, from the exons ATGGGAGAAGGAAAGGGCTCGACTCTGGTCCACGTTCTGGTGGTTGTTCTGAGCCTCGTTGCCTTTGGATTCGCCATTGCCGCTGAGAGACGAAGAAGCATT GGCCATATTGAAAAAGATCCAACAAATGCGACGTACTGTGTCTACAACTCTGATGTTGCAACTGGTTATGGAGTGGGTGCTTTCTTATTTCTTCTTTCAAGCGAATCATTACTAATGGGTGTAACAAAGTGCATGTGTTTTGGAAGACCATTAACTCCAGGCGGAAATCGAGCTTGGTCCATCATCTACTTTGTCTCATCATG GTTGACTTTTCTGGTTGCAGAAGCATGTCTAATTGCTGGTGCAGCGAAAAATGCATACCACACCAAGTACCGAGGAATGATATATGCTCAAAATTTCTCATGCGAAACATTGCGGAAAGGTGTTTTTGTTGCTGGAGCAGTGTTTGCTGTTGCAACAATGGTTCTTAATGTATATTACTACTTGTATTTCTCAAAGGCTACTGCTCCTCTTCCAGCCCAGAAAGCAAATCGTACAAGTTCAAATGTTGGGATGACTGGCTACGCATAG